From Agromyces sp. SYSU T00194, a single genomic window includes:
- a CDS encoding flavin reductase family protein — protein MNAPGVVTDPVQLRRAFTLYPHGVMAVAAEVDGRPVGLAVSAFVSVSLEPPLVLLCFDKASSTWPHLRDLPSIGVSVLAAEHAWLGRQLASRSRDRFAGAEFERTDEGALLLAGAPTRMACSIEQVIDAGDHVMALMRVDHYTIDPDVAPLVWHDSTFMGVTPLP, from the coding sequence GTGAACGCCCCGGGCGTCGTGACCGACCCGGTGCAGCTGCGCCGCGCGTTCACGCTCTACCCGCACGGCGTGATGGCCGTCGCGGCCGAGGTCGACGGCCGCCCCGTCGGCCTCGCCGTGAGCGCGTTCGTCTCGGTCTCGCTCGAGCCGCCGCTCGTGCTGCTGTGCTTCGACAAGGCGTCGAGCACCTGGCCGCACCTGCGCGACCTGCCGTCGATCGGCGTGAGCGTGCTGGCCGCGGAGCACGCGTGGCTCGGCCGCCAACTCGCGAGCCGCTCGCGCGACCGCTTCGCCGGTGCCGAGTTCGAGCGCACCGACGAGGGCGCCCTGCTGCTCGCGGGCGCGCCGACCCGCATGGCCTGCTCGATCGAGCAGGTGATCGACGCGGGCGACCACGTGATGGCCCTCATGCGCGTCGACCACTACACGATCGACCCCGACGTCGCGCCCCTCGTCTGGCACGACTCGACGTTCATGGGCGTGACCCCGCTCCCCTGA
- a CDS encoding LacI family DNA-binding transcriptional regulator produces the protein MTTSQTSPRRITQRRIAELAGVSQATVSLVLNEKADAASRIPEETRDRVLQVLKETGYVADPAARRLAGLGNKIFGVFTYEPAFPTASQDFYAPLLSGIEGTAEELGCDLLLFTSAPVVDGTRRLLHENNRLRLADGCLLLGIEMDPDELARLVADGFPFVAVGRRDVEGVPYVAIDYTTGAAELVGTAWELGHRRFAYVHVDSTGESVVDRRDGVVGELERRGGAEAADALVAIPADGADDQALQRAWEQVRASGCTVLVVETHATARRLRALAEASGVAVPGALSMIVLGDAARPNGAADDFTRLSPPRTALASAATTLLARMLDPHDDVPEVELRQTLACPVMAGATLVAPEDAA, from the coding sequence ATGACGACTTCCCAGACCTCCCCGCGCCGCATCACGCAGCGCCGCATCGCCGAGCTCGCCGGCGTCAGCCAGGCGACCGTCTCCCTCGTGCTGAACGAGAAGGCCGACGCCGCCTCGCGCATCCCCGAGGAGACCCGCGACCGCGTGCTGCAGGTGCTCAAGGAGACCGGCTACGTGGCCGATCCCGCCGCGCGCCGCCTCGCCGGCCTCGGCAACAAGATCTTCGGCGTCTTCACCTACGAGCCCGCATTCCCGACCGCGAGCCAGGACTTCTACGCGCCGCTCCTCAGCGGCATCGAGGGCACGGCCGAGGAGCTCGGCTGCGACCTGCTGCTGTTCACGAGCGCCCCGGTCGTCGACGGCACCCGCCGCCTGCTGCACGAGAACAACCGCCTGCGGCTGGCCGACGGATGCCTCCTGCTCGGCATCGAGATGGACCCCGACGAGCTCGCACGGCTCGTCGCCGACGGCTTCCCGTTCGTCGCCGTCGGTCGCCGCGACGTCGAGGGCGTGCCCTACGTCGCCATCGACTACACGACGGGCGCCGCCGAGCTCGTCGGCACCGCCTGGGAGCTCGGCCACCGCCGGTTCGCCTACGTGCACGTCGACAGCACCGGCGAGTCGGTCGTCGACCGTCGTGACGGCGTGGTCGGCGAGCTCGAGCGCCGCGGCGGCGCGGAGGCGGCCGACGCGCTGGTCGCGATCCCCGCCGACGGCGCCGACGACCAGGCCCTCCAGCGGGCCTGGGAGCAGGTGCGGGCGAGCGGATGCACCGTGCTGGTCGTCGAGACGCACGCGACGGCCCGGCGCCTGCGCGCTCTGGCCGAGGCATCCGGTGTCGCAGTGCCCGGGGCCCTCTCGATGATCGTGCTCGGCGACGCGGCCCGCCCGAACGGCGCAGCCGACGACTTCACGCGCCTGAGCCCGCCGCGCACCGCGCTGGCCAGCGCCGCGACCACCCTGCTCGCCCGCATGCTCGACCCGCACGACGACGTGCCCGAGGTCGAGCTGCGCCAGACCCTCGCCTGCCCCGTGATGGCAGGCGCCACCCTCGTCGCCCCGGAGGACGCCGCATGA
- a CDS encoding SDR family NAD(P)-dependent oxidoreductase, producing MTNRLDGVRALVTGAGGGVGGELVARLLAEGASVVPADLAAPTLPDAAPGIALDVTDDDSCAAAVESAVERLGGLDLLVNAAGVMVRKDALATDTATWQGVLDVNLSGVYRMSRAAFAPLAASDRAAIVSISSTHAFLAAKNSIAYSVSKAGVSHLTRLLALEWAEHRIRVNAVAPTVVPSPMTADVLADPAYLARKFTAIPLGEPIPAAAVAGAVAYLASPDAAQITGQVLVLDGGESLP from the coding sequence ATGACGAACCGACTCGACGGCGTGCGCGCCCTCGTCACCGGCGCCGGCGGCGGCGTCGGCGGCGAACTCGTCGCCCGCCTGCTCGCCGAGGGCGCCTCCGTGGTGCCCGCCGACCTCGCCGCGCCGACACTGCCGGACGCGGCACCCGGCATCGCGCTCGACGTGACCGACGACGACTCGTGCGCGGCCGCCGTCGAGTCCGCCGTGGAACGGCTCGGCGGGCTCGACCTGCTCGTGAACGCCGCCGGCGTGATGGTGCGTAAGGACGCCCTCGCGACCGACACCGCCACCTGGCAGGGCGTGCTCGACGTGAACCTGAGCGGGGTGTACCGCATGTCCCGTGCCGCGTTCGCACCACTCGCGGCCTCCGACCGCGCGGCGATCGTGTCGATCTCGTCGACCCACGCGTTCCTCGCGGCGAAGAACTCCATCGCCTACTCGGTCTCGAAGGCGGGCGTCAGCCACCTCACCCGGCTGCTCGCACTCGAGTGGGCCGAGCACCGCATCCGCGTCAACGCGGTGGCGCCGACCGTGGTGCCCTCGCCCATGACCGCCGACGTGCTCGCCGACCCGGCGTACCTCGCCCGCAAGTTCACGGCCATCCCGCTCGGGGAGCCGATCCCGGCCGCCGCCGTCGCCGGCGCGGTCGCCTACCTGGCGTCGCCCGACGCCGCCCAGATCACGGGCCAGGTGCTCGTACTCGACGGAGGAGAGAGTCTCCCGTGA
- a CDS encoding carbohydrate ABC transporter permease, producing MSVTLQPEASADAPAMPPARPAGRKRGMSPGRKVLFYGALSLLAVPFVFPTWWMFTSSLKPISEIFAFPPELWPSNPTLEGYVGAFTEQPFALQYWNSMYIAVLVTLGTMLFSSMAGYAFARIRFPGQDLLFLVVLTGLLIPSEVTIVPLFQIFNSWGMIDTHWPLILVTTFGAPSVLATFIMRQYFITLPVELEEAGRIDGLGRWRIYWSIALPLSRSALAAVAIFTFLNVWNLYLEPTVYLQSPELFTLPQALTRYTDAYGGEMWNIQLAAATLTALPVLIVFVFAQKQFVEGLAQTGLKG from the coding sequence ATGTCCGTGACACTCCAGCCCGAGGCATCCGCGGATGCCCCTGCCATGCCGCCCGCCCGCCCCGCCGGCCGGAAGCGCGGCATGAGCCCCGGCCGCAAGGTGCTGTTCTACGGCGCGCTCAGCCTGCTCGCCGTGCCGTTCGTCTTCCCGACCTGGTGGATGTTCACCTCGTCGCTGAAGCCGATCAGCGAGATCTTCGCGTTCCCGCCCGAGCTCTGGCCGTCGAACCCGACGCTCGAGGGCTACGTCGGCGCGTTCACCGAGCAGCCGTTCGCGCTGCAGTACTGGAACTCGATGTACATCGCCGTGCTGGTGACGCTCGGCACGATGCTGTTCTCGTCGATGGCGGGGTACGCGTTCGCGCGCATCCGCTTCCCCGGCCAGGACCTGCTGTTCCTGGTGGTGTTGACCGGACTGCTCATCCCGAGCGAGGTCACGATCGTGCCGCTGTTCCAGATCTTCAACTCGTGGGGCATGATCGACACCCACTGGCCGCTGATCCTGGTGACGACCTTCGGCGCGCCGAGCGTGCTGGCGACGTTCATCATGCGGCAGTACTTCATCACCCTGCCGGTCGAACTCGAGGAGGCCGGCCGCATCGACGGGCTCGGCCGGTGGCGCATCTACTGGAGCATCGCGCTGCCGCTCAGCCGCTCGGCGCTCGCCGCGGTCGCGATCTTCACGTTCCTGAACGTGTGGAACCTCTACCTCGAGCCGACCGTCTACCTGCAGTCGCCCGAGCTGTTCACGCTGCCGCAGGCGCTGACCCGCTACACCGACGCCTACGGCGGCGAGATGTGGAACATCCAGCTCGCCGCGGCGACGCTCACCGCGCTGCCCGTGCTGATCGTGTTCGTGTTCGCGCAGAAGCAGTTCGTCGAGGGCCTGGCGCAGACGGGCCTGAAGGGCTGA
- a CDS encoding ABC transporter substrate-binding protein encodes MRSATALSALALGATAALALSACSGGGAATEDEEFELRMTVWTSNEDHLALFDSIADAYLEDHPEVTDITFDPLPFEDYTSTVTTQIAGGQAPDLAWILENAAPDFVDSGALLPLDETLEADPDYGFDDLSESATALWHDGDGALVAYPFSTSPFVMFANDSLLAEAGLPTAAEMQAAGDWNWEGVSAAGSTVNAETGKAGFVIRDFDYTTWDNLASVWMGWGAAPWSADGATCTFDSPEMVEAFEFLHDAAFDSMSMPGPGTTADFFAGESAFTVTQISRASLLDGSFEFDLLSLPEGPVGEYSMVGQAGIGVMSSGAHAQAAAEFLAFFTSPENSAQLAQFFPPPRNSQLNVETLAATNPTLTPEQIENVVIPGIEIGVTRPSHTDSAEIGQEVRSSLDALWVEDADIAGTLAATCTAIDPLLG; translated from the coding sequence ATGAGATCAGCAACGGCGCTGTCGGCTCTCGCGCTCGGCGCGACCGCCGCACTCGCACTGTCCGCATGCTCCGGAGGCGGCGCGGCGACCGAAGACGAGGAGTTCGAGCTTCGGATGACCGTGTGGACCTCGAACGAGGACCACCTGGCCCTCTTCGACTCCATCGCGGACGCCTACCTGGAGGACCACCCGGAGGTGACCGACATCACCTTCGACCCGCTGCCGTTCGAGGACTACACCTCGACCGTCACCACGCAGATCGCGGGCGGTCAGGCTCCCGACCTGGCGTGGATCCTCGAGAACGCCGCCCCCGACTTCGTCGACTCGGGCGCGCTCCTCCCGCTCGACGAGACGCTCGAGGCCGACCCCGACTACGGGTTCGACGACCTCAGCGAGTCGGCCACGGCCCTGTGGCACGACGGCGACGGCGCGCTCGTCGCGTACCCGTTCTCGACCTCGCCGTTCGTGATGTTCGCGAACGACAGCCTGCTCGCCGAGGCCGGCCTGCCGACCGCCGCCGAGATGCAGGCGGCCGGCGACTGGAACTGGGAGGGCGTCTCCGCCGCCGGATCGACGGTCAACGCCGAGACCGGCAAGGCCGGCTTCGTCATCCGCGACTTCGACTACACGACGTGGGACAACCTCGCGTCGGTGTGGATGGGCTGGGGCGCCGCGCCCTGGAGCGCCGACGGCGCGACCTGCACGTTCGACTCGCCCGAGATGGTCGAGGCGTTCGAGTTCCTGCACGATGCGGCGTTCGACAGCATGTCGATGCCCGGCCCCGGCACCACCGCGGACTTCTTCGCGGGCGAGTCGGCGTTCACCGTGACGCAGATCTCGCGGGCGTCGCTGCTCGACGGCTCGTTCGAGTTCGACCTGCTGTCGCTGCCCGAGGGCCCCGTCGGGGAGTACTCGATGGTCGGCCAGGCCGGCATCGGCGTGATGTCGTCCGGTGCGCACGCCCAGGCCGCCGCGGAGTTCCTCGCGTTCTTCACCAGCCCCGAGAACTCGGCGCAGCTCGCGCAGTTCTTCCCGCCGCCCCGCAACTCGCAGCTGAACGTCGAGACGCTCGCCGCGACGAACCCGACGCTCACCCCCGAGCAGATCGAGAACGTCGTCATCCCGGGCATCGAGATCGGCGTGACGCGTCCGAGCCACACCGACTCGGCCGAGATCGGCCAGGAGGTCCGCAGCTCGCTCGACGCCCTCTGGGTCGAGGACGCGGACATCGCCGGTACGCTCGCCGCGACCTGCACCGCGATCGACCCCCTGCTGGGCTGA
- a CDS encoding carbohydrate ABC transporter permease → MADATTVTPGRAHARPGVAPAPRRRRLVPSYARRDQLTGYLFVAPQLLGITMFVLVPLGLIVWYSFHEWNVLAGTFRWVGLENFEKLVTDPKLAPVMEATAIFSIGLVVFNLALALLLAVLLNRQVRGMTFFRTVFFSPVVVSLVAWTIVWSFLLQDNGGINGILQLVGIDGPNWLREGPTAMASVIVVQVFKNVGLNMVLFLAALQGVPQEVQEAARMDGASARQLFWRITVPLISPTILLTSIITIVGSLQVFAQIAVLTQGGPGISTTVLVYYLVQQAFDFHHFGYGSTLAILLFGIVLVLTIAQWQLRKRWVFYES, encoded by the coding sequence ATGGCCGACGCCACCACGGTGACTCCGGGTCGGGCCCACGCCCGGCCCGGGGTCGCCCCCGCCCCGAGACGACGACGCCTCGTGCCGTCGTACGCGCGGCGCGACCAGCTCACGGGCTACCTGTTCGTCGCGCCCCAGCTGCTCGGCATCACGATGTTCGTGCTGGTGCCGCTGGGCCTCATCGTCTGGTACTCGTTCCACGAGTGGAACGTGCTGGCCGGCACGTTCCGCTGGGTCGGGCTGGAGAACTTCGAGAAGCTCGTCACCGACCCCAAGCTCGCGCCCGTGATGGAGGCGACGGCGATCTTCTCGATCGGGCTCGTGGTCTTCAACTTGGCGCTCGCGCTCCTGCTCGCAGTGCTGCTGAACCGCCAGGTGCGTGGCATGACGTTCTTCCGCACCGTCTTCTTCTCGCCGGTCGTGGTGTCGCTCGTGGCGTGGACCATCGTCTGGTCGTTCCTGCTGCAGGACAACGGCGGCATCAACGGCATCCTGCAGCTCGTCGGCATCGACGGCCCGAACTGGCTGCGCGAGGGTCCGACCGCGATGGCGTCGGTCATCGTCGTGCAGGTCTTCAAGAACGTCGGCCTCAACATGGTGCTCTTCCTTGCCGCCCTCCAGGGCGTGCCGCAGGAGGTCCAGGAGGCCGCGCGCATGGATGGGGCATCCGCTCGCCAGCTCTTCTGGCGCATCACCGTGCCCCTCATCTCGCCGACCATCCTGCTCACCTCGATCATCACGATCGTGGGCTCGCTGCAGGTCTTCGCCCAGATCGCCGTGCTCACGCAGGGCGGGCCGGGCATCTCGACCACGGTGCTCGTCTACTACCTCGTGCAGCAGGCGTTCGACTTCCACCACTTCGGCTACGGGTCGACGCTGGCGATCCTGCTGTTCGGCATCGTGCTCGTGCTGACCATCGCCCAGTGGCAGCTGCGGAAGAGGTGGGTCTTCTATGAGTCCTGA
- a CDS encoding organic hydroperoxide resistance protein, translating to MAHLYTAHAAVSGGRNGHGRTDDGHLDVDLRRPGAMGGEGGATNPEQLFAVGYGACFEGALATAARRRRVDVGTTGVDAMVELHSNDDGSFRIEVALDIEIPIEDAALARSLAEEAHRLCPYSNALRGNVDVALSVNGEYLAGPQ from the coding sequence TTGGCACACCTCTACACCGCGCACGCCGCCGTCTCCGGCGGCCGCAACGGCCACGGCCGCACCGACGACGGCCACCTCGACGTCGACCTCCGCCGCCCCGGCGCGATGGGCGGCGAGGGCGGGGCGACCAACCCCGAGCAGCTCTTCGCCGTCGGCTACGGCGCCTGCTTCGAGGGCGCGCTCGCCACCGCCGCCCGCCGCCGGCGGGTCGACGTCGGCACCACCGGGGTCGACGCGATGGTCGAGCTGCACTCGAACGACGACGGGTCGTTCCGCATCGAGGTCGCGCTCGACATCGAGATCCCGATCGAGGATGCCGCGCTGGCCCGCTCGCTCGCGGAGGAGGCGCACCGGCTCTGCCCGTACTCCAACGCGCTGCGCGGCAACGTCGACGTCGCGCTCTCGGTCAACGGCGAGTACCTGGCGGGTCCGCAGTGA
- a CDS encoding aldehyde dehydrogenase family protein, with protein MTRTESHAAATRRPHVVVVGGGAAGLVLADRLADTARVTIVEAGPDAGSPLPGWLLDDITLPDELFWNHLDADTGRIVLRGKVTGGCTSINAAAALRGQPWDFDEWGVPGWGWADLEPSFAAIEADEDFGDRPGHGADGPLPIRRLSFSPIDDAFARWADERGHAWVEDQNAPGALGVGHWPTNMIGNGRRWGAHAAYMAGLRDRIELVTSTTVRRLRLVDGVCTGVEVVGPDGAAVIDADHVVLAAGAVGSPAILLRSGVGPRALLESVGVDTVVDRPAVGADLQDHPWATLQVAGTDPDAAGQRPVNGSLLRYEVSADGVPAGDHVEVHLYPHQARPYVPDADPRDVLVGIGLMRAHSRGSVGIDAVGEPVIRLGHLAEPADRAAFTAVLHDAAAYVDDMVAAGVFLEPSDPWWRADDPLAAAEERLESYGHLVGTCRMGTDDDAVVDETLAVRGLRGVSIADASVMPTSPRANTMLASFAVGHRGADLIRAAVAAAPAGAADTAPASTPTPDPEPPAGSTPQGDRMTLLDPDRIASTLLAGTAAPATTTAEVREAATGAVLGSVATATPADLDAAVDRLVEGQRRWAATPQAERAAVLLRAADLLEQRADELAPWYVREAGCTMGYSYFQLQIGAQSLRAAAALTTEPVGELFPSAPGRLSMSRRVPVGVVGVIAPFNSPLYLALRSIGPALAVGNAVVVKPDPRTAITGGSVIAEVLLQAGLPEDALAVLPGDGALGAALVAHPKVPVIAFTGSTAAGRRIAVAAAEQMKRVHLELGGNSALVVFDDVDLDQAATAGAFGSFMHSGQICMASSRHLVHASIANEYAGRLAQKAEQLLVANPWQNPAAMVGPLIDATQRDAVHEIVTGTIAAGAEVSTGGTYDGLLYRPTVLTAVTPGMPAYDREIFGPVAPITAFETFEEAVELTNGTEYGLSVGVLTGDMSRGLAFADRVTSGNVHVNDQTLVDDVIQPFGGFGASGNGSRVGSARYNADAFTEQQWVTARPDIAPYPYYA; from the coding sequence GTGACCCGAACCGAATCACACGCCGCCGCGACCCGGCGGCCCCACGTCGTCGTCGTCGGCGGCGGCGCCGCCGGCCTCGTGCTCGCCGACCGGCTCGCCGACACCGCCCGCGTCACCATCGTCGAGGCGGGCCCCGACGCCGGTTCGCCGCTGCCGGGCTGGCTGCTCGACGACATCACGCTGCCCGACGAGCTGTTCTGGAACCACCTCGACGCCGACACCGGCCGCATCGTGCTGCGCGGCAAGGTCACCGGCGGGTGCACCTCGATCAACGCCGCCGCGGCGCTCCGCGGCCAGCCGTGGGACTTCGACGAGTGGGGCGTGCCCGGTTGGGGCTGGGCCGACCTCGAGCCCTCGTTCGCAGCGATCGAGGCCGACGAGGACTTCGGCGACCGCCCCGGCCACGGCGCCGACGGGCCGCTGCCGATCCGGCGCCTGTCGTTCTCGCCGATCGACGACGCCTTCGCCCGCTGGGCCGATGAGCGCGGGCACGCCTGGGTCGAGGACCAGAACGCGCCGGGCGCGCTCGGCGTCGGGCACTGGCCGACGAACATGATCGGGAACGGCCGCAGGTGGGGCGCGCACGCCGCCTACATGGCGGGGCTGCGCGATCGCATCGAGCTCGTCACGTCGACGACGGTGCGCCGGCTGCGCCTGGTCGACGGCGTCTGCACGGGCGTCGAGGTCGTGGGGCCCGACGGTGCCGCGGTCATCGACGCCGACCACGTCGTGCTCGCCGCCGGCGCCGTGGGATCGCCCGCGATCCTGCTCCGCTCCGGCGTGGGCCCGCGCGCGCTGCTCGAGTCGGTCGGCGTCGACACCGTCGTGGACCGGCCCGCCGTCGGCGCCGACCTGCAGGACCACCCGTGGGCGACCCTCCAGGTCGCGGGCACCGACCCGGATGCCGCCGGGCAGCGCCCGGTCAACGGCAGCCTGCTGCGCTACGAGGTGTCTGCCGACGGGGTGCCCGCCGGCGACCACGTCGAGGTGCACCTCTACCCCCACCAGGCCAGGCCGTACGTGCCCGACGCCGACCCGCGCGACGTGCTCGTCGGCATCGGCCTCATGCGCGCGCACAGCCGCGGCTCCGTCGGCATCGACGCCGTGGGCGAGCCGGTGATCCGCCTCGGACACCTCGCCGAACCCGCCGACCGCGCGGCGTTCACGGCCGTGCTGCACGACGCGGCCGCCTACGTCGACGACATGGTCGCCGCAGGCGTGTTCCTCGAGCCGTCCGACCCGTGGTGGCGCGCCGACGACCCGCTCGCCGCCGCCGAGGAGCGCCTCGAATCGTACGGGCACCTCGTCGGCACCTGCCGCATGGGCACCGACGACGACGCCGTGGTCGACGAGACCCTCGCGGTGCGTGGGCTCCGGGGCGTGTCGATCGCGGATGCATCCGTCATGCCGACCAGCCCGCGCGCGAACACCATGCTCGCGTCGTTCGCCGTCGGCCATCGCGGCGCCGACCTGATCCGCGCCGCCGTCGCCGCAGCCCCGGCGGGCGCCGCGGACACGGCACCCGCCTCCACCCCCACGCCCGACCCGGAACCCCCCGCCGGCTCGACCCCCCAAGGAGATCGCATGACCCTGCTCGACCCCGACCGCATCGCCTCCACGCTGCTCGCCGGCACGGCCGCCCCCGCCACGACCACCGCCGAGGTGCGCGAGGCCGCGACGGGCGCCGTGCTCGGCAGCGTCGCCACCGCGACCCCCGCCGACCTCGACGCGGCCGTCGACCGCCTCGTCGAGGGCCAGCGCCGCTGGGCCGCCACGCCCCAGGCCGAGCGCGCCGCCGTGCTGCTGCGCGCCGCCGACCTGCTCGAGCAGCGCGCCGACGAGCTCGCTCCCTGGTACGTGCGCGAGGCGGGCTGCACCATGGGCTACTCGTACTTCCAGCTGCAGATCGGCGCGCAGTCGCTGCGCGCCGCGGCCGCGCTCACGACCGAACCCGTCGGCGAGCTGTTCCCCTCGGCGCCCGGCCGTCTCAGCATGTCGCGCCGCGTGCCGGTCGGCGTGGTCGGCGTCATCGCGCCGTTCAACTCGCCGCTCTACCTCGCGCTGCGCTCGATCGGCCCTGCCCTCGCGGTCGGCAACGCGGTCGTCGTGAAGCCCGACCCCCGCACCGCCATCACGGGCGGCTCCGTGATCGCCGAGGTGCTGCTCCAGGCGGGCCTGCCCGAGGACGCCCTCGCGGTGCTGCCCGGCGACGGCGCGCTCGGCGCCGCGCTCGTCGCGCACCCGAAGGTGCCGGTCATCGCCTTCACGGGTTCGACCGCGGCCGGTCGCCGCATCGCCGTGGCCGCCGCCGAGCAGATGAAGCGCGTGCACCTCGAGCTCGGCGGCAACTCCGCGCTCGTCGTGTTCGACGACGTCGACCTCGACCAGGCCGCGACGGCCGGCGCGTTCGGCTCGTTCATGCACTCGGGCCAGATCTGCATGGCGTCGAGCCGCCATCTCGTGCACGCGTCGATCGCGAACGAGTACGCTGGGCGCCTCGCCCAGAAGGCCGAGCAGCTGCTCGTCGCGAACCCGTGGCAGAACCCGGCCGCCATGGTCGGCCCGCTCATCGACGCCACCCAGCGCGACGCCGTGCACGAGATCGTGACGGGCACCATCGCGGCCGGCGCGGAGGTCTCGACCGGCGGCACCTACGACGGGCTGCTGTACCGGCCCACCGTGCTCACCGCCGTCACGCCCGGCATGCCCGCCTACGACCGTGAGATCTTCGGCCCGGTCGCGCCGATCACCGCCTTCGAGACCTTCGAGGAGGCCGTCGAGCTCACGAACGGCACCGAGTACGGCCTGTCGGTGGGCGTGCTCACGGGCGACATGTCGCGCGGCCTCGCCTTCGCCGACCGCGTCACCAGCGGCAACGTGCACGTCAACGACCAGACCCTGGTCGACGACGTCATCCAGCCGTTCGGCGGCTTCGGGGCGTCCGGCAACGGCAGTCGCGTCGGCTCGGCGCGCTACAACGCCGACGCCTTCACCGAGCAGCAGTGGGTCACCGCCCGGCCCGACATCGCCCCGTACCCCTACTACGCCTGA
- a CDS encoding FAD-dependent oxidoreductase, whose product MTARPATELHADVLVVGGGLGGVAAAIGALEDGRTVVLTEEYRWLGGQLTSQGVPMDEHTWIESFGATARYRAARDGIRDYYRRHYPLTDAARADAHLNPGAGLVGRVCAEPLVGVAVLESMLAPFRASGRLRILQPAVPVAAHVDGDVVEAVTLRGLDDGHETTVTAAYVIDATELGDLLPLTGAEYVTGFESRADTGEPSAPEVAQPDNQQAFSWCFIVDHVDGDHTIDRPEQYDRWRTAQPDYWGAPMISLTGPDPRTLETVTRTFSPNVEPAGDLVADQREDAGDRELWTFRRIIARHNFAPGTYESDVVLVNWPMIDHVEGTIVDVPDDVRAAREHDARQQSLSMLYWLQTEAPRPDGGTGFPGLRLRPDLAQGPDGLAMAPYIRESRRILAETTVTELDLSIAASGTDAPATFDDSVGVGMYRIDLHPSSGGDNYIDLPSRPFEIPLGALIPRRLENLLPASKNVGTTHITNGALRLHPVEWNIGESAGRLAAFCLDRASRPRTIRTNPALLTEFQDLLTRRGVELHWPADVTGY is encoded by the coding sequence ATGACCGCCCGACCCGCAACCGAACTCCACGCCGACGTACTGGTCGTCGGCGGAGGCCTGGGCGGGGTCGCCGCAGCGATCGGCGCGCTCGAGGACGGCCGCACGGTCGTCCTCACGGAGGAGTACCGCTGGTTGGGAGGCCAGCTCACGAGTCAGGGCGTCCCCATGGACGAACACACCTGGATCGAGTCCTTCGGGGCGACGGCCCGCTACCGGGCCGCACGCGACGGCATCCGCGACTACTACCGCCGGCACTACCCGCTGACGGATGCCGCGCGGGCCGACGCCCACCTCAACCCCGGCGCGGGGCTCGTCGGGCGCGTCTGCGCCGAACCCCTGGTCGGCGTCGCCGTGCTCGAGTCGATGCTCGCGCCGTTCCGGGCCTCCGGTCGGCTGCGCATCCTCCAGCCGGCCGTGCCGGTCGCCGCCCACGTGGACGGCGACGTCGTCGAGGCCGTGACCCTGCGCGGCCTCGACGACGGGCACGAGACGACCGTGACCGCGGCGTACGTGATCGACGCGACCGAGCTCGGCGACCTGCTGCCGCTCACGGGCGCCGAGTACGTCACCGGGTTCGAGTCGCGCGCCGACACGGGGGAGCCCAGCGCCCCGGAGGTCGCGCAGCCCGACAACCAGCAGGCGTTCAGCTGGTGCTTCATCGTCGACCACGTCGACGGCGACCACACCATCGACCGGCCCGAGCAGTACGACCGGTGGCGCACCGCGCAGCCCGACTACTGGGGCGCGCCGATGATCTCGCTCACCGGGCCCGACCCGCGCACCCTCGAGACCGTCACCCGCACGTTCAGCCCCAACGTCGAGCCCGCCGGCGACCTCGTCGCCGACCAGCGCGAGGACGCGGGCGACCGCGAGCTGTGGACCTTCCGTCGCATCATCGCCCGCCACAACTTCGCGCCCGGCACGTACGAGAGCGACGTCGTGCTCGTGAACTGGCCCATGATCGACCACGTCGAGGGCACGATCGTCGACGTGCCCGACGACGTGCGCGCCGCCCGCGAGCACGACGCCCGGCAGCAGTCGCTCTCGATGCTGTACTGGCTGCAGACCGAGGCCCCCCGGCCCGACGGCGGCACGGGGTTCCCGGGACTCCGGCTGCGCCCCGACCTCGCGCAGGGGCCCGACGGGCTCGCGATGGCCCCGTACATCCGCGAGTCGCGGCGCATCCTCGCCGAGACCACGGTCACCGAGCTCGACCTGTCCATCGCGGCATCCGGCACCGACGCCCCCGCCACCTTCGACGACTCGGTCGGCGTCGGCATGTACCGCATCGACCTGCATCCCTCCTCAGGCGGCGACAACTACATCGACCTGCCGTCCCGACCCTTCGAGATCCCCCTCGGAGCCCTGATCCCCCGCAGGCTGGAGAACCTCCTGCCCGCGAGCAAGAACGTCGGTACCACCCACATCACCAACGGGGCCCTCCGGCTCCACCCGGTCGAGTGGAACATCGGCGAGTCGGCGGGCCGCCTGGCGGCCTTCTGCCTCGATCGCGCGTCCCGCCCCCGCACGATCCGCACCAACCCGGCACTCCTCACGGAGTTCCAGGACCTGCTCACACGACGAGGCGTCGAGCTGCACTGGCCGGCCGACGTCACCGGCTACTAG